The Streptomyces sp. DH-12 genome has a window encoding:
- a CDS encoding bifunctional RNase H/acid phosphatase: protein MREFVVEADGGSRGNPGPAGYGAVVSDAATGETLAEAAEYIGVATNNVAEYRGLLAGLRAARELDPEARVHVRMDSKLVVEQMTGRWKIKHPAMKPLAAEAATVFPPDRVTYEWIPRARNTHADRLANEAMDAGERGEAWSPAAGRADLDTPPAVPAPEGPPGDATAGAARVRAAMASGAESAAEPGEPGPRRRPTAASGAGAGGSGSAGAARGRGGEAASAERGAAASDAAGSGSAAADADRRAARAVATPSSGWAPADMGAPATFVLLRHGETPLTPQKRFSGSGGSDPSLSDVGREQAGKVAAALARRGTVQAVVASPLARTRETARIVAARLGLDVAVEEGLRETDFGAWEGLTFGEVRERHPEDLNAWLASPDAEPTGGGESFAATAARVAEARDKLLAEYRGRTVLLVTHVTPIKTLVRLALGAPPEALFRMELSAASLSAVAYYADGNASVRLFNDTSHLR from the coding sequence ATGCGGGAGTTCGTCGTGGAGGCGGACGGCGGGTCGCGGGGCAACCCGGGACCGGCCGGTTACGGGGCCGTGGTCAGCGACGCGGCCACGGGGGAGACCCTGGCGGAGGCGGCCGAGTACATCGGCGTCGCCACGAACAACGTCGCCGAGTACCGGGGCCTGCTGGCCGGCCTGCGCGCCGCGCGTGAGCTGGACCCGGAGGCACGGGTCCACGTCCGGATGGACTCCAAGCTCGTCGTCGAGCAGATGACGGGCCGCTGGAAGATCAAGCACCCGGCGATGAAGCCGCTCGCGGCGGAGGCCGCGACGGTCTTCCCGCCGGACCGGGTCACCTACGAGTGGATCCCCCGCGCACGCAACACCCACGCGGACCGCCTGGCCAACGAGGCGATGGACGCGGGCGAGCGGGGCGAGGCATGGTCCCCCGCGGCCGGCCGCGCCGACCTGGACACGCCCCCGGCCGTACCGGCCCCCGAGGGCCCGCCCGGTGACGCGACGGCGGGGGCGGCACGGGTGCGCGCGGCGATGGCGTCGGGGGCGGAGAGCGCCGCGGAGCCGGGCGAGCCGGGGCCGAGGCGGCGTCCCACAGCGGCGAGCGGTGCCGGGGCCGGCGGTTCGGGCTCGGCGGGCGCGGCTCGGGGGCGCGGCGGCGAGGCCGCCTCTGCGGAACGCGGTGCCGCCGCCTCCGACGCGGCGGGAAGCGGCTCCGCGGCCGCCGACGCCGACCGTCGGGCCGCGCGGGCCGTTGCCACCCCGTCCTCCGGATGGGCGCCCGCCGACATGGGGGCGCCGGCGACTTTCGTGCTGCTGCGGCACGGGGAGACGCCGCTCACCCCGCAGAAGCGGTTCTCGGGCAGCGGGGGCAGTGATCCCTCCCTCTCGGACGTCGGGCGCGAGCAGGCCGGGAAGGTCGCGGCCGCGCTCGCCCGGCGCGGCACCGTGCAGGCGGTCGTGGCCTCGCCCCTCGCCCGTACCCGCGAGACCGCCCGGATCGTCGCCGCCCGGCTCGGTCTGGACGTGGCCGTGGAGGAAGGGCTGCGGGAGACCGACTTCGGCGCCTGGGAGGGCCTCACCTTCGGCGAGGTGCGCGAGCGGCACCCCGAGGACCTGAACGCCTGGCTGGCGTCCCCCGACGCCGAACCCACCGGCGGCGGCGAGAGCTTCGCGGCCACGGCCGCCCGCGTCGCGGAGGCCCGCGACAAGCTGCTCGCCGAGTACCGGGGCCGCACGGTCCTGCTGGTCACCCACGTGACCCCGATCAAGACCCTGGTCCGGCTCGCCCTGGGCGCCCCGCCCGAGGCGCTGTTCCGCATGGAACTGTCCGCCGCCTCGCTGTCCGCCGTGGCGTACTACGCCGACGGCAACGCCAGCGTCCGCCTGTTCAACGACACGTCCCACCTGCGGTAG
- the eda gene encoding bifunctional 4-hydroxy-2-oxoglutarate aldolase/2-dehydro-3-deoxy-phosphogluconate aldolase codes for MNAPLPSSGTPAPVSSVLGLAPVVPVVVVEDAADAVPLARALVAGGLPAIEVTLRTPAAPDAIRAVAAEVPGAVVGAGTVLTPEQARGAVAAGARFLVSPGCTDTLLTALRASGVPFLPGVSTASEVMALLERGVREMKFFPARAAGGPAYLKSLAGPLPQARFCPTGGIGPDTAPEYLALPNVGCVGGSWMLPEDAVAARDWDRVERLAREAAAL; via the coding sequence ATGAACGCTCCCCTGCCGTCGTCCGGCACGCCCGCTCCCGTCTCTTCGGTGCTCGGTCTCGCTCCCGTGGTCCCCGTGGTCGTGGTCGAGGACGCCGCCGACGCCGTGCCGCTGGCGCGGGCGCTGGTGGCGGGCGGACTCCCCGCGATCGAGGTGACGCTGCGGACCCCGGCCGCGCCGGACGCGATCCGGGCGGTCGCCGCCGAGGTGCCGGGGGCCGTGGTCGGGGCCGGGACGGTGCTCACGCCGGAGCAGGCGAGGGGCGCGGTGGCGGCCGGGGCGCGGTTCCTGGTCAGTCCGGGGTGCACGGACACGCTGCTGACGGCCCTGCGGGCGTCGGGGGTGCCGTTCCTGCCGGGGGTGTCCACGGCGTCGGAGGTGATGGCGCTGCTGGAGCGCGGGGTGCGGGAGATGAAGTTCTTCCCGGCGCGGGCGGCGGGCGGCCCGGCGTATCTGAAGTCCCTGGCGGGACCGCTGCCGCAGGCGCGCTTCTGCCCCACCGGGGGGATCGGCCCGGACACCGCCCCGGAGTACCTGGCCCTCCCCAACGTGGGCTGTGTCGGCGGGAGTTGGATGCTGCCGGAGGACGCGGTGGCCGCCCGTGACTGGGACCGGGTGGAGCGGCTGGCGCGGGAGGCGGCGGCCCTGTAG
- the yaaA gene encoding peroxide stress protein YaaA produces the protein MLVLLPPSEGKAASGRGAPLRTESLSLPGLNAAREEVLAELVDLCSGDEDKARDVLGLSEGLRGEVAKNRELRTAGARPAGEIYTGVLYDALDLASLDAAAKRRAAQSLLVFSGLWGAVRVTDRIPSYRCSMGVKLPGLGALGAYWRAPMAQALPEAAGSGLVLDLRSTAYATAWKPKGEVAGRTATVRVLHAPTRKVVSHFNKATKGRIVRSLLTAGAAPQGPAELVEALRDLGYVVEAAAPARAGTAWKLDVLVDEVH, from the coding sequence GTGCTTGTCCTGCTGCCGCCGTCCGAAGGCAAGGCCGCTTCCGGCCGCGGTGCCCCGCTGCGGACGGAGTCCCTGTCGCTGCCGGGACTGAACGCCGCGCGGGAGGAGGTCCTCGCCGAGCTGGTCGACCTCTGCTCCGGCGACGAGGACAAGGCACGCGACGTGCTCGGGCTGAGCGAGGGCCTGCGGGGCGAGGTCGCGAAGAACCGCGAGCTGCGCACCGCCGGCGCCCGTCCGGCCGGGGAGATCTACACCGGGGTGCTGTACGACGCCCTGGACCTGGCCTCCCTCGACGCGGCGGCGAAGCGGCGGGCGGCGCAGTCGCTGCTGGTGTTCTCCGGACTGTGGGGCGCGGTCCGCGTGACCGACCGGATCCCCTCCTACCGCTGCTCGATGGGGGTCAAGCTGCCCGGCCTGGGCGCGCTGGGCGCGTACTGGCGGGCGCCGATGGCTCAGGCGCTGCCGGAGGCGGCGGGGTCGGGGCTGGTCCTCGACCTGCGCTCGACCGCGTACGCCACGGCGTGGAAGCCGAAGGGCGAGGTGGCCGGGCGGACGGCGACGGTCCGCGTGCTGCACGCGCCGACCCGCAAGGTGGTCAGCCACTTCAACAAGGCGACCAAGGGCCGGATCGTCCGGAGTCTGCTGACGGCCGGGGCCGCGCCGCAGGGCCCGGCGGAGCTGGTGGAGGCGCTGCGGGACCTCGGATACGTGGTGGAGGCCGCGGCGCCCGCCCGGGCGGGTACGGCGTGGAAGCTGGACGTCCTGGTGGACGAGGTGCACTGA
- a CDS encoding MerR family transcriptional regulator: protein MRIGELAAAVGVTTRAVRHYHHLGLLPEPERLGNGYRDYTLRHAVVLARIRRLTELGLGLAEVRDVLADDAGKDLAEVLAELDEDLARQEEAIRERRARLRALRESEGGTAAEGPVSPELAALFRDTAHLTGSPMAAKDREILALIETSAPPEERKRLMGLMSGVVGAPGGTERAMTVYRLLDELAGAGPDDPRVDDAARALAECVPAELLPEDAVLDEGNSFLAALYADFAPAQAEAFRRALRIVAEGRA, encoded by the coding sequence ATGCGGATCGGAGAGCTGGCCGCGGCGGTCGGGGTGACCACGCGGGCCGTGCGGCATTATCACCATCTCGGGCTGTTGCCGGAGCCGGAGCGGCTCGGGAACGGGTACCGGGACTACACCCTGCGGCACGCCGTCGTGCTGGCGCGGATCCGGCGGCTGACCGAGCTGGGGCTCGGGCTCGCCGAGGTGCGGGACGTCCTCGCGGACGACGCGGGCAAGGATCTCGCCGAGGTGCTGGCGGAGCTGGACGAGGACCTGGCGCGGCAGGAGGAGGCGATCCGGGAGCGGCGGGCGCGGCTGCGGGCGCTGCGGGAGTCGGAGGGCGGTACGGCCGCCGAGGGCCCGGTCTCGCCGGAACTGGCCGCGCTGTTCCGGGACACCGCCCATCTGACCGGCTCCCCCATGGCCGCGAAGGACCGCGAGATCCTCGCGCTGATCGAGACCTCCGCACCGCCGGAGGAACGGAAGCGGCTGATGGGGCTGATGAGCGGGGTGGTCGGGGCGCCGGGCGGGACGGAGCGGGCCATGACGGTGTACCGGCTGCTCGACGAGCTCGCCGGTGCCGGCCCCGACGATCCGCGGGTCGACGACGCCGCCCGCGCGCTCGCGGAGTGCGTGCCCGCCGAGCTGCTGCCCGAGGACGCCGTCCTCGACGAGGGCAACAGCTTCCTGGCCGCCCTCTACGCGGACTTCGCCCCCGCCCAGGCGGAGGCCTTCCGCAGGGCGCTGCGGATCGTGGCGGAGGGGCGGGCGTGA
- a CDS encoding Uma2 family endonuclease, whose protein sequence is MAHEPISQADVLLEGFLALDTPEGFRAELIEGEIVVTPPPDGDHEDYINLIMKQVIRRSRTDMDFSGNKGLKLKSGGACPKNHVIPDGTFAPTELRLYRGADPWMPCDGVAMVVEVTSTKPQADREAKRRCYARGGIPLYLLVDRETSSITLFGDPEGDEYREHRTRPLGKPLTLPEPFAFDLDTADFL, encoded by the coding sequence ATGGCCCACGAACCGATCTCGCAGGCGGACGTCCTGCTGGAGGGGTTCCTCGCCCTGGACACCCCGGAGGGCTTCCGGGCGGAGTTGATCGAGGGGGAGATCGTCGTGACGCCGCCGCCGGACGGGGACCACGAGGACTACATCAATCTGATCATGAAGCAGGTGATCAGACGATCCCGTACCGACATGGACTTCTCCGGGAACAAAGGGCTGAAGCTGAAGAGCGGCGGCGCCTGCCCGAAGAACCACGTCATCCCGGACGGCACCTTCGCGCCCACGGAGCTGCGCCTCTACCGCGGCGCCGACCCGTGGATGCCCTGCGACGGCGTGGCGATGGTCGTGGAGGTGACCTCCACCAAACCGCAGGCGGACCGCGAAGCCAAGCGCCGGTGCTACGCACGGGGCGGCATTCCCCTGTACCTCCTCGTGGACCGCGAGACCTCTTCGATCACCCTCTTCGGCGACCCGGAGGGCGACGAGTACCGGGAGCACCGCACCCGGCCCCTGGGCAAGCCCCTCACCCTCCCCGAGCCCTTCGCCTTCGACCTGGACACCGCCGACTTCCTCTGA
- a CDS encoding AraC family transcriptional regulator: protein MGNVREQASWTRARLGRGGPALDLLTARFARHEYAPHAHDEYTVGVTVGGLETIAYRGGRIVSGPGSIVVLEPGEMHTGGPAAPEGYAYRALYAAPALLGDGIVSGTGLPYFPEPVLHDRELAAALRRTHTDLSARPDPLEAESRLPWLLAALARRHSASRAADGAVPGARSVALTVRDRLADELLAPPSLGDLAADLGLSRYQLLRAFRTTMGVPPYAWLAQYRVTRARALLDAGVRPAEAAALVGFADQAHLTRWFRRVLGVTPAAYRNSVQDPGR, encoded by the coding sequence GTGGGGAACGTGCGGGAACAGGCCAGCTGGACCAGGGCGCGGCTGGGGCGGGGCGGACCCGCGCTGGATCTGCTCACCGCCCGGTTCGCCCGGCACGAGTACGCCCCGCACGCGCACGACGAGTACACGGTCGGGGTCACCGTCGGCGGGCTCGAGACGATCGCCTACCGCGGCGGGCGCATCGTGTCCGGCCCCGGCTCGATCGTCGTCCTGGAACCCGGCGAGATGCACACCGGAGGCCCCGCCGCCCCCGAGGGCTACGCGTACCGCGCCCTCTACGCGGCCCCCGCCCTGCTCGGCGACGGCATCGTGTCCGGCACCGGCCTCCCGTACTTCCCCGAACCCGTCCTGCACGACCGGGAGCTGGCCGCCGCCCTGCGCCGCACGCACACCGACCTCAGCGCCCGCCCCGACCCGCTGGAGGCCGAGTCGCGCCTGCCGTGGCTGCTCGCCGCGCTCGCCCGCCGCCACTCCGCCTCCCGCGCCGCCGACGGCGCCGTCCCCGGCGCCCGGTCCGTCGCCCTCACCGTCCGCGACCGCCTCGCCGACGAACTCCTCGCCCCGCCCTCCCTGGGAGACCTCGCCGCCGACCTCGGCCTCTCCCGCTACCAGCTGCTCCGGGCGTTCCGCACGACGATGGGCGTGCCGCCGTACGCGTGGCTCGCCCAGTACCGGGTGACCCGGGCCCGCGCCCTCCTGGACGCGGGGGTACGGCCCGCGGAGGCGGCCGCCCTCGTCGGCTTCGCCGACCAGGCGCACCTCACCCGGTGGTTCCGCCGCGTGCTCGGGGTGACCCCGGCGGCGTACCGCAACAGCGTTCAAGACCCCGGACGCTGA
- a CDS encoding DsbA family protein, translating into MSAAPEPRPVTVWSDLGCPWATLALHTLRTAARAREQDLLIDHRAFPLELFNHQPTPKFIVEPEIVVISAHRPDLGWRPWAGREYDYPSTMLPAMEAVQAAKGPSVGGLRGSDELDAGLRHAFYVESRCVSIPSEILDVAAGCEHVDEQALARALERGAGRAEIYEQFRVAQGPGIQGSPHLFAPGGYAVHNPGAPVQWTGDPGKGGLPRLDHYDPSWAEELLDLLAGGRRPTDA; encoded by the coding sequence ATGAGTGCTGCCCCTGAACCACGGCCCGTCACCGTCTGGTCGGATCTGGGGTGCCCCTGGGCCACCCTCGCCCTGCACACGCTGCGCACCGCCGCCCGAGCACGGGAGCAGGACCTCCTGATCGACCACCGGGCCTTCCCGCTGGAGTTGTTCAATCACCAGCCCACGCCCAAGTTCATCGTGGAGCCCGAGATCGTGGTGATCTCCGCGCACCGTCCCGACCTCGGCTGGCGTCCGTGGGCCGGGCGGGAGTACGACTACCCCTCGACGATGCTGCCCGCGATGGAAGCCGTCCAGGCCGCGAAGGGCCCGTCCGTCGGTGGCCTGCGCGGCAGCGACGAGCTGGACGCCGGACTGCGGCACGCGTTCTACGTCGAGAGCCGGTGCGTCAGCATTCCCTCCGAAATCCTCGACGTCGCCGCGGGGTGTGAGCACGTCGACGAACAGGCCCTGGCCCGCGCTCTCGAGCGCGGTGCCGGCCGCGCGGAGATCTACGAGCAGTTCCGCGTCGCCCAGGGGCCCGGCATCCAGGGCAGCCCCCACCTGTTCGCGCCCGGCGGGTACGCGGTCCACAACCCCGGCGCCCCCGTCCAATGGACGGGCGATCCCGGCAAGGGGGGCCTGCCCCGCCTCGACCACTACGACCCGTCGTGGGCGGAGGAACTGCTCGACCTGCTGGCCGGGGGGAGGCGGCCGACCGATGCCTGA
- a CDS encoding transposase, which produces MCSLLFASLPRSDQRRKGMDYIRGLLEVRGRKSIRNIAALVGGQATEQSLHHFISDSSWEWGPVRRALAWYTVSVVPPQAWVVRPMVIPKAGRHSVGVERRFFPEHGQMLNAQQAVGVWAVGEEASVPVNWRLQLSPAWLAEDRRRRASIPDDASAETLGECSLRAYLETAAWRLPSRPLVMDARGGDIASAVSHLLDRGTQMMLRVNDSLRLSVRDPALKGFDTTPRPVHQIMSASRGLQRPVVWPGDGAGTVKCSGLVTAVRVALPAPAGRRAGRGYGDLLLLGLGNNDRRRPREVWLTDLTSVPPAFLMRLRGMISRVDQDLAHGADQVGIRDFAGRSYRGWHRHVTLASAAHVLAALGDTDDAELGYAS; this is translated from the coding sequence ATGTGCTCACTGCTGTTCGCCTCCCTGCCCCGCAGCGACCAACGTCGTAAGGGCATGGACTACATACGCGGTTTGCTGGAGGTGAGGGGACGCAAGTCGATACGCAATATCGCCGCGCTCGTCGGGGGACAGGCGACGGAGCAGAGTCTGCACCACTTCATCAGCGACTCGAGCTGGGAATGGGGTCCGGTGCGCCGGGCACTGGCCTGGTACACGGTGAGTGTGGTCCCACCCCAGGCGTGGGTGGTGCGGCCCATGGTCATCCCCAAGGCCGGGCGGCACTCCGTCGGAGTGGAGCGGCGCTTCTTCCCCGAGCACGGGCAGATGCTCAACGCCCAGCAGGCCGTGGGCGTATGGGCGGTCGGTGAGGAGGCGAGCGTGCCGGTCAACTGGCGGCTGCAGCTCTCCCCGGCCTGGCTGGCCGAGGACCGTCGGCGCCGCGCGTCCATACCGGACGACGCGTCGGCGGAGACCCTCGGTGAGTGCTCGCTCCGGGCCTATCTGGAGACGGCGGCCTGGCGACTGCCGTCCCGCCCCCTGGTGATGGACGCCCGCGGCGGTGACATCGCCTCGGCGGTGTCGCACCTCCTCGACCGGGGCACGCAGATGATGCTCAGGGTGAACGACTCCCTGCGGCTGTCGGTGAGGGACCCCGCGCTGAAGGGCTTCGACACCACCCCCAGACCGGTGCACCAGATCATGAGCGCGAGCCGGGGCCTGCAGCGGCCGGTGGTGTGGCCGGGCGACGGCGCGGGGACGGTCAAGTGCTCCGGGCTCGTCACTGCCGTACGGGTGGCGCTGCCCGCCCCTGCGGGCCGGCGGGCCGGCCGCGGGTACGGTGACCTGCTTCTGCTGGGGCTGGGGAACAACGACCGGCGCCGGCCCCGGGAGGTGTGGCTGACCGACCTGACGTCGGTTCCGCCCGCGTTCCTGATGCGGTTACGGGGGATGATCTCCCGGGTCGACCAGGACCTCGCCCACGGAGCCGACCAGGTGGGGATCCGCGACTTCGCCGGACGCTCCTACCGCGGCTGGCACCGCCACGTCACCCTCGCGTCCGCCGCGCACGTCCTGGCGGCCCTGGGCGACACCGACGACGCCGAACTGGGTTATGCGTCCTGA
- a CDS encoding helix-turn-helix domain-containing protein — protein MAAVLALLDLLAGEGSANRFEAVVEEARRQGVTGADLRTVERIKRLALGIQARLERRQQWSAALAALVDTASDLASPHTVEDTLKIITRRARLLLGADVSWVTLPAADDGALRLHSLDGHVTMLNTRLRLPEGAGLAAAVLAHRAPLWTSDYLTDESFRHAAELDQWIGAEGLHAVLAVPLSRGTAFAGSLHVADRSVRHFSADEIALANMLAEIGGVALSRAVYLDETLAEMSALRDRLSRAEADLADARGLTEAQGALLALALDGCAPQLLVEECHVRLRAPVLLCGPHGTTIAAAGDLSERGEAFARARKAAGVLLDPAPVLLQDGIWSVPVLAGGHPLGVLYVQAGPAPTAGTAELLRYAARVVAVLLSLQEGRGPVDGQFRDELLEDLLISVPRPRDLLQRRARRLGIGLDQPHVVVIARVEGGAQAHAVSRASTCARRLNGLQTTHESDIVLLLPGTDPGAAARTVHDELSSLPGGPPTVSGSGPVSDPGAVLHGYREAARCLDAMTALGATGTSASTHQLGFLGLLLSDHMDADRFIQSTIGAVLDYDAQRLTELIRTLDAYFDTGGSPTYAAEQLHVHPNTVARRLERIGELIGSDWQRPERALEIQLALRMSRIRRVLREHDEPAGGQDA, from the coding sequence GTGGCGGCTGTGCTGGCCCTGCTGGACCTCCTGGCCGGTGAGGGGTCGGCGAACCGGTTCGAAGCCGTGGTCGAGGAGGCGCGAAGACAGGGCGTGACCGGCGCCGACCTGCGCACGGTGGAACGGATCAAACGGCTGGCTCTGGGCATCCAGGCCCGGCTCGAACGTCGTCAGCAGTGGAGCGCCGCCCTCGCCGCGCTCGTCGACACCGCCTCCGACCTGGCGAGCCCGCACACGGTCGAGGACACCCTCAAGATCATCACCCGCCGGGCGCGGCTGCTGCTCGGCGCCGACGTCTCGTGGGTCACCCTGCCCGCCGCCGACGACGGGGCGCTCCGGCTGCACTCGCTCGACGGTCACGTCACGATGCTCAACACGCGGCTGCGGTTACCGGAGGGAGCCGGGCTCGCGGCCGCAGTACTGGCACACCGCGCGCCGCTGTGGACCTCCGACTACCTGACGGACGAGAGTTTCCGGCACGCCGCCGAGCTCGATCAGTGGATCGGCGCCGAGGGACTGCACGCCGTGCTCGCCGTGCCGTTGAGCCGCGGCACCGCCTTCGCCGGATCGCTGCACGTGGCGGACCGCAGCGTGCGCCACTTCTCCGCGGACGAGATAGCGCTGGCGAACATGCTCGCCGAGATCGGCGGTGTGGCGCTGTCACGGGCCGTGTACCTGGACGAGACGCTCGCGGAGATGTCGGCCCTGCGGGACCGGCTGTCGCGCGCCGAGGCGGACCTGGCCGACGCACGCGGGCTCACCGAGGCCCAGGGGGCGTTGCTCGCCCTGGCGCTCGACGGCTGTGCCCCGCAGCTGCTGGTGGAGGAGTGCCACGTCAGACTGAGGGCTCCGGTGCTGTTGTGCGGCCCGCACGGTACGACGATCGCCGCGGCCGGCGACCTGTCCGAACGCGGCGAGGCGTTCGCCCGCGCCAGGAAGGCCGCCGGTGTCCTGCTGGATCCCGCCCCCGTCCTCCTGCAGGACGGCATCTGGTCCGTGCCGGTCCTCGCCGGCGGTCACCCCCTGGGCGTCCTGTACGTCCAGGCCGGTCCGGCCCCGACCGCCGGCACCGCGGAACTGCTGCGGTACGCGGCGCGCGTCGTCGCGGTGCTGCTGTCCCTGCAGGAGGGCCGGGGCCCTGTGGACGGGCAGTTCCGGGACGAACTGCTCGAAGACCTGCTGATCAGTGTGCCCCGCCCCCGGGATCTGCTGCAGCGGCGCGCCCGCCGGCTGGGCATCGGACTCGATCAGCCGCACGTCGTCGTGATCGCCCGTGTCGAAGGGGGCGCGCAGGCACACGCGGTGAGCCGGGCATCGACCTGCGCACGCCGTCTGAACGGGCTCCAGACGACGCACGAAAGCGACATCGTGCTGCTGCTGCCGGGCACCGACCCGGGCGCCGCCGCCCGGACGGTGCACGACGAGCTGTCGTCCCTGCCCGGCGGTCCGCCGACGGTCAGCGGTTCCGGACCCGTGTCGGACCCCGGTGCGGTCCTCCACGGGTACCGGGAAGCGGCACGCTGCCTCGACGCGATGACCGCCCTGGGCGCCACGGGAACCTCCGCCTCGACTCACCAGCTGGGGTTCCTGGGGCTGCTGCTGTCGGACCACATGGACGCCGACAGGTTCATCCAGAGCACGATAGGAGCCGTGCTCGACTACGACGCGCAGCGGCTGACGGAACTGATCCGCACCCTGGACGCCTACTTCGACACCGGCGGCAGTCCCACGTACGCGGCCGAGCAACTCCACGTGCACCCCAACACCGTGGCCCGCCGGCTGGAGCGCATCGGTGAGCTGATCGGCTCGGACTGGCAGAGGCCCGAACGCGCCCTGGAGATCCAGCTTGCGCTCCGCATGTCCCGGATACGGCGCGTGCTGCGGGAACACGACGAGCCGGCCGGGGGTCAGGACGCATAA
- a CDS encoding MFS transporter: protein MSNSLAESGAQGPAAPGRKPHATDTRGPFHGPAALWLALMAGPLSFGIAGPALVLDDAARDLGVSTGAATWTVTAFGWGIAVGTPLLAGLLDRRGARTALTACGLLVLLGAGLVAGVPVLPVLALGTALMGLGTAGLTATAMSLAGSPRAMGLVTASLAVVGSTAPLAGSLVNDLLSWQAALALPVLSAVAVPFAVARCAHGAPVTREPFDPLGAVLLTALVTALVFVPHQPLAAGVCSVLAAGLLAAQMRARPRGFVPAVLVRNPGFLVSAGLALCLAVVNFGMMYAVPERLEDHTSWSTSEIGVAMVWPLLLGGALSWFVVAVSAARAGRRVVITALVGLALAGAVLAAVGTSAAVLLAAQALTSIAAASGQGAFAVHATSAVPDAQRPPAIGLFNLAYLLGAAFGPAIVSLLSL, encoded by the coding sequence ATGAGCAACTCACTCGCCGAGTCCGGCGCCCAGGGTCCCGCCGCGCCGGGCAGGAAACCTCACGCAACCGACACCCGCGGCCCGTTCCACGGACCCGCGGCCCTCTGGCTGGCCCTCATGGCCGGCCCGCTGTCCTTCGGTATCGCGGGCCCCGCCCTGGTCCTGGACGACGCCGCGCGGGACCTCGGCGTCTCGACCGGCGCCGCCACCTGGACGGTGACCGCGTTCGGCTGGGGCATAGCCGTCGGAACGCCGCTGCTGGCCGGGCTGCTGGACCGCCGGGGGGCTCGCACCGCCCTCACCGCGTGCGGTCTGCTCGTCCTGCTGGGGGCGGGCCTGGTGGCCGGCGTCCCCGTGCTGCCGGTGCTCGCCCTGGGAACCGCCCTGATGGGCCTCGGCACGGCCGGCCTCACGGCGACGGCCATGAGCCTGGCCGGCTCGCCCCGCGCCATGGGACTGGTCACCGCCTCGCTCGCCGTGGTGGGTTCGACGGCCCCGCTGGCCGGTTCCCTCGTCAACGACCTGCTGTCCTGGCAGGCCGCCCTCGCGCTGCCCGTGCTGAGCGCCGTGGCCGTGCCGTTCGCCGTGGCCCGGTGCGCGCACGGCGCCCCGGTCACCCGGGAGCCGTTCGACCCGCTGGGCGCGGTGCTGCTGACCGCGCTGGTCACCGCGCTGGTGTTCGTGCCGCACCAGCCCCTGGCCGCCGGGGTCTGCTCCGTCCTCGCCGCGGGGCTGCTGGCGGCCCAGATGCGCGCACGGCCGCGGGGTTTCGTCCCCGCCGTCCTCGTCCGCAACCCGGGCTTCCTGGTCTCGGCGGGACTCGCGCTGTGCCTGGCGGTGGTCAACTTCGGCATGATGTACGCGGTTCCGGAGCGGCTGGAGGACCACACGTCGTGGTCCACCAGCGAGATCGGCGTCGCCATGGTGTGGCCGCTGCTGCTGGGCGGCGCCCTGTCCTGGTTCGTGGTGGCGGTCTCGGCGGCACGGGCGGGACGCCGGGTCGTGATCACCGCGCTGGTGGGTCTCGCCCTCGCGGGAGCGGTGCTGGCGGCCGTCGGCACCTCCGCCGCGGTCCTGCTGGCCGCCCAGGCCCTGACGTCGATCGCGGCGGCCTCGGGCCAGGGAGCGTTCGCAGTGCACGCCACCTCGGCTGTCCCCGACGCCCAACGCCCCCCGGCCATCGGCCTGTTCAACCTCGCCTATCTCCTCGGCGCCGCCTTCGGCCCTGCCATCGTCTCGCTCCTGTCGCTCTGA